A genomic region of Gossypium hirsutum isolate 1008001.06 chromosome D01, Gossypium_hirsutum_v2.1, whole genome shotgun sequence contains the following coding sequences:
- the LOC107922097 gene encoding O-fucosyltransferase 16 → MALPRRRNLSYNRFRSLVKFISSISGVLLILFAFLSFLAPSPNESQHFHLRHHHNSFNAVVEDPVTSGDSVFHVPSSGGKLDRDIWSSRNAKFFYGCSNVSAKFAKAEAVSRPTRYLAIATSGGLNQQRTGITDAVVAARILNATLVVPKLDQKSFWKDASNFSEIFDVDWFISSLSKDVKIIKQLPKRGGKSWTPYTMRVPRKCSERCYQNRVLPVILKRHHAVQLNKFDYRLANKLDTDLQKLRCRVNYHALKFADPILEMGKTLVHRMRMRSKRYIALHLRFEPDMLAFSGCDYGGGEKERNELGAIRKRWKTLHKNNPDKQRRQGKCPLTPEEVGLMLRALGYGSDVHIYVASGEVYGGEETLRPLKSLFPNFYSKDTIATKEELAPFSSFSSRMAALDFIVCDESDVFVTNNNGNMARILAGRRKYFGHKPTIRPNAKKLYRLFLSRSNMTWEAFASRVRTFQRGFMGEPKEVRPGRGEFHENPSACICEDSEAREKATTYSRGKKNGKLDDSSRKKEVIVSDDQNDYDDNDEPRWPDLDDDENQVWPQEKLHYNGTGSDYDAVISDEPELEEMLSD, encoded by the exons ATGGCCTTGCCACGGCGGCGAAACCTTTCCTACAACCGCTTCCGCTCTCTTGTTAAGTTCATATCCTCCATTTCCGGTGTTCTTCTTATCCTCTTcgctttcctttcctttctcgcTCCTTCTCCAAACGAATCGCAGCACTTTCACCTTCGCCATCACCACAACTCT TTTAACGCAGTCGTTGAGGATCCTGTTACCAGTGGAGATTCAGTTTTCCATGTTCCA AGTAGCGGAGGAAAATTAGATCGTGATATATGGAGTTCGAGAAATGCTAAATTCTTTTATGGATGCAGTAATGTCAGCGCCAAATTTGCAA AAGCTGAAGCTGTTTCACGTCCCACTCGATATTTGGCTATTGCCACTAGTGGAGGCTTGAACCAACAAAGAACCGGG ATTACAGATGCTGTTGTTGCTGCTCGCATTTTGAATGCTACTCTTGTTGTCCCAAAGCTGGACCAAAAATCCTTTTGGAAGGATGCAAG TAACTTCTCAGAGATCTTTGATGTTGATTGGTTCATATCATCTTTGTCAAAAGATGTTAAAATTATAAAGCAGCTGCCTAAAAGGGGAGGGAAGAGTTGGACTCCGTACACCATGCGTGTTCCAAGGAAATGTAGTGAAAGATGTTACCAAAATCGTGTATTGCCAGTTATTTTGAAAAGGCAT CATGCAGTTCAGCTCAACAAGTTTGATTACAGACTTGCAAACAAATTGGATACAGATTTGCAGAAGCTAAGATGCCGAGTTAACTACCATGCTCTGAAGTTTGCTGACCCTATTCTAGAAATGGGGAAAACACTTGTTCATCGAATGAGGATGAGGAGCAAGCGTTATATTGCTTTGCACTTGAG GTTTGAGCCTGATATGCTTGCATTCTCAGGATGTGATTATGGTGGAggtgaaaaggaaaggaatgaaCTAGGTGCAATACGAAAGAGGTGGAAAACTTTACAT AAAAACAATCCTGATAAGCAAAGGAGGCAAGGAAAGTGCCCACTTACCCCAGAGGAAGTTGGTTTGATGCTGAGAGCTCTAGGATATGGCAGTGACGTTCATATCTATGTGGCTTCTGGTGAAGTGTATGGAGGGGAGGAAACTTTGAGACCCTTAAAATCACTCTTCCCGAACTTCTATTCCAAAGATACCATTGCCAcaaaggaagaattagcaccaTTTTCCTCATTCTCTTCTCGAATGGCTGCACTTGACTTTATTGTTTGTGATGAGAGTGATGTGTTTGTCACCAACAACAATGGTAACATGGCTAGGATATTAGCTGGACGAAG GAAATATTTTGGACATAAGCCTACTATTCGTCCAAATGCTAAAAAACTATATCGGTTATTCTTGAGCAGAAGCAACATGACATGGGAAGCATTTGCCTCTAGAGTTCGTACATTCCAGAGAGGCTTTATGGGGGAACCAAAGGAGGTCAGGCCAGGAAGGGGTGAGTTTCACGAGAATCCATCCGCTTGTATATGTGAAGATTCAGAAGCCAGGGAAAAGGCAACTACATATTCAAGAGGCAAGAAAAATGGGAAATTGGATGATTCATCACGAAAAAAAGAGGTTATAGTAAGTGATGATCAGAATGATTATGATGATAATGATGAACCAAGATGGCCTGATCTGGACGATGATGAGAATCAAGTTTGGCCTCAAGAGAAGCTCCATTATAATGGAACAGGTTCGGATTATGATGCAGTCATCTCTGATGAACCTGAGTTGGAAGAGATGCTTTCAGACTGA